GAATGCGGAAATGACCGGCGTCGATGCGCGGTTATGTCTGTTTACGGCACCCGGCTGGAAAACTTTGGCGGGGGCTTTGGGACGTGGGGCGACGTGCGGCTCGCAGCGAATCTGGCTTGTTTGTCGCGAGAGCGAGCCGTTTTGCGTCTTTGCTCGGGCGGGGGCGGCGCCCTCAGCCGATCTGTTCGACGGGCGCGTCGGCGAGCAGCATCGCCGCGAGCGCCGGGCTCTTGTCCTTGTCGGAGAGCGAAGCGAGGATCGTGTGGTCGTCGAAACGAAAGCGGCACAGCACATGGCTCGACGCCGCGACCTTCACCGCCTGCGCGAGTGTCAGCGACGACACGAGAGCGGCCACTTGCTCGGACAAACCGAGCCGATGCATCGCCGTAACGCGGTCTTCCTGAAGCAGCCGCTGCGCGAGCAGCACGTACGACAGATTCACCTCGCGAATTTCCGCGAGCGTGCTCATGGTAGTGGCCGTCATCTTTCCCCCGAGTCGTTGCGTGGCTGGTCAGGCCTGGCGGGAAACGTTTGCCCGAATACGCCTGCTGGCGACACTTCCGGCCCCGCTCGTGATGTCGGGCGATTCTCCCGCAATGCGCCGGGCGCGACTATCGGACAGACCTGCCGACGCGACGACGGCGTTTCGCCCGAATTTCTGTAGGAAGAATTCGTACATGCGAGGCCGTGGCCCCTGCGCGGCGACAAACGCTGTTATCGGCAGCGGCATCCCGGACTTTAGCCAGCGCCGGGCACGCGGCCTGCTATGGGGTGCCTCGCCGCTCGCATTACCTGCCGGAATGGTCCCCTTCGACCGCTTGGCTGCAATTTCTGACTTCGTAACAGCCGGTGTTTCGCGCTGTAACAAGGTTAAGCGATTGAAAAATGACGTGAAATGCCGCTCTCGATCCCGATAATGAACGTAAGGGATAACCCGGTCGAGAGCCGGATCGATCTTTGGGCGGCGTCAGCGACACACCGCAGCCCGCCCGACTGGCAGCGCGCCATGCTCGACCCGAGCCTGCGCTGCCCACACAACAGCTTGCATGACCCGCAACCGGCGCCGACCGCGCCGCGACGGGCCACTCAGGAGAGTCACGTTATGCGAATCGCACAAATTGCACCGTTGCACGAAGCAGTTCCCCCGAAGTTTTACGGCGGCACTGAGCGCGTGGTGTCCTACCTCACGGACGCGCTCGTCGACCTCGGCCACGATGTAACCTTGTTCGCAAGCGGCGATTCGCAAACCCGCGCGACGCTCGATGCGGCCTGGCCGCGCGCCCTGCGACTCGATCCCACGATCCGCGATCCGCTCGCGCCGCACATGCTGCTGCTCGAAACGGTCCGCCGCCGCGCGCACGAGTTCGACGTGCTGCACTTTCACCTCGACTACATGCCGTTCCCGCTGTTCACGCAACTGGACACGCCGTTCGTGACGACGCTGCACGGCCGTCTGGACTTGCCGGAATTGCAGCCGATCTTCAACACGTTCACGAAGGCGAACGTCGTTTCGATCTCGGACAATCAGCGCGGGCCGCTGCCCCAGGCCAATTGGCTCAACACGGTTTATCACGGGCTGCCGGACGATTTGCTGACGCCGCAGCCGCACAAAAAGCCCGAATATCTCGCGTTTCTTGGCCGCATTTGCCCGGAAAAGCGCGCGGATCTCGCCATCAAGATCGCGGCGCAAAGCGGTCTGCCGCTGAAGATCGCGGCGAAGGTGGACAAGGTCGACCAGGATTATTTCAAGTCGACTATCGAGCCGCTGCTGTCGCAGGCGCACGTGGAGTTCATCGGTGAGATCAACGAGGCGCAGAAGCCTGAGTTCCTATCGGGCGCGAAGGCGCTGCTCTTCCCGATCGACTGGAACGAGCCGTTCGGCCTCGTGATGATCGAAGCAATGGCGTGCGGCACGCCGGTGATCGCGTTCAACCGCGGTTCGGTGCCCGAAGTCATCGATCACGGCGTGACCGGCTTCATCTGCGAAGACGTGCCGGGCGCGGTCGGCGCGCTGCATCGCATCGACGAGCTGTCGCGCACCGAGATTCGTGCGCAGTTCGAGCGCCGCTTCAGCGCAAAGACGATGGCGCAGAACTACGTGGATACGTACACGGCCATGCTTCAGGCCGCTAAGCGCCCGGTGCTGCGTCAGGTCGCCGTTGGCTGACTCTGCGCGCCTTGTCGCTTCGAATGCCGCCCGAGGGGCGGCATTTTTTTCGCCTTGTTCTTTGCGCCGTGTGCTTTTGAACAAGGAGAAATCCGAAGATCGCTGCTTTCGGCATGCAATGCCCGTGAATCGACTAATTTTGACAGTTTGGAAAAACAGCCGCCCTTAAACTGCGCTCGGCAAGGGCAATCGGCTTTCTTGCGTCAAATCAAAGGTCTCTCACATTTCACGAAGGCAGAATCATGCATTTGTCGAAGCGTCTCGGCGCTGAAATTTTCGGTACTTTCTGGCTCGTGCTGGGCGGATGCGGAAGCGCCGTGCTGGCCGCAGGCTTCCCTCACACGGGCATCGGCTTCGTGGGCGTATCGCTCGCGTTCGGCCTCACCGTGCTCACCATGGCTTACGCGATCGGCCACGTGTCCGGCTGCCATCTGAACCCGGCGGTGAGCATCGGGCTGGCAGTCGCGGGGCGCTTTCCCGTGCGCGACCTCGGGCCGTACATCGTGGCTCAGGTGGTGGGCGCAACGCTCGGCGCATTCGCGCTCAAGCTGATCGCCACTGGCATGCCTGGCTTCGATCTGATCGCGAGCGGTTTCGCGGCGAACGGCTTCGGCGATCATTCGCCGGGGCACTACACGATGTTCGCGGCGCTCGTCTGCGAATTCCTGATGACGTTCTTCTTCCTCTTCGTGATTCTCGGCGCAACCGACGACCGCGCGCCGAAGGGCTTCGCGCCGA
This Caballeronia sp. LZ062 DNA region includes the following protein-coding sequences:
- the flhD gene encoding flagellar transcriptional regulator FlhD, which gives rise to MTATTMSTLAEIREVNLSYVLLAQRLLQEDRVTAMHRLGLSEQVAALVSSLTLAQAVKVAASSHVLCRFRFDDHTILASLSDKDKSPALAAMLLADAPVEQIG
- a CDS encoding glycosyltransferase family 4 protein produces the protein MRIAQIAPLHEAVPPKFYGGTERVVSYLTDALVDLGHDVTLFASGDSQTRATLDAAWPRALRLDPTIRDPLAPHMLLLETVRRRAHEFDVLHFHLDYMPFPLFTQLDTPFVTTLHGRLDLPELQPIFNTFTKANVVSISDNQRGPLPQANWLNTVYHGLPDDLLTPQPHKKPEYLAFLGRICPEKRADLAIKIAAQSGLPLKIAAKVDKVDQDYFKSTIEPLLSQAHVEFIGEINEAQKPEFLSGAKALLFPIDWNEPFGLVMIEAMACGTPVIAFNRGSVPEVIDHGVTGFICEDVPGAVGALHRIDELSRTEIRAQFERRFSAKTMAQNYVDTYTAMLQAAKRPVLRQVAVG
- the aqpZ gene encoding aquaporin Z, with the translated sequence MHLSKRLGAEIFGTFWLVLGGCGSAVLAAGFPHTGIGFVGVSLAFGLTVLTMAYAIGHVSGCHLNPAVSIGLAVAGRFPVRDLGPYIVAQVVGATLGAFALKLIATGMPGFDLIASGFAANGFGDHSPGHYTMFAALVCEFLMTFFFLFVILGATDDRAPKGFAPIAIGLCLTLIHLISIPVTNTSVNPARSTGPAFFVGGWALDQLWLFWIAPIAGAIVAGMLYPLLASDSEARKMAAVAQ